The Rhinolophus ferrumequinum isolate MPI-CBG mRhiFer1 chromosome 6, mRhiFer1_v1.p, whole genome shotgun sequence genome has a window encoding:
- the PLEKHG3 gene encoding pleckstrin homology domain-containing family G member 3 isoform X9, translated as MPVSASLRQDGSQERPVSLTSTASSSGSSRDSRGAMEEPSGPEALAENGAAGSSRGRHPPNNNNSSSWLNKKGPLSPFNSRAASAPAHKLSYLGRVVREIVETERMYVQDLRSIVEDYLLKIIDTPGLLKPEQVSALFGNIENIYALNSQLLRDLDSCNSDPVAVASCFVERSQEFDIYTQYCNNYPNSVAALTECMRDQQQAKFLRDRQELLQHSLPLGSYLLKPVQRILKYHLLLQEIAKHFDEEEDGFEVVEDAIDTMTCVAWYINDMKRRHEHAVRLQEIQSLLINWKGPDLTIYGELVLEGTFRVHRVRSEKTFFLFDKALLITKKRGDHFVYKGHIPCSSLMLIESTRDSLCFTVTHYKHSKQQYSIQAKTVEEKRNWTHHIKRLILENHHTTIPQKAKEAILEMDSYYPNRYRYSPERLKKAWPSQDEVSTHIHQGRRQSEPGQLPYSRATLPRRQRGFLVPGLKGRRKSEPTRHLLRQLSEKAARAAGMKHAGSAGTLLDLGQRPRTRGLQLEAEGAAREQEEEEEEEQAFQVSLEDLAGHEGSEKGSGLEPPGSEEEEEESLAVAEQVADFASSLLAALHCWHYRANALLFSRGAMGKGRRESEGPTSCRRPSGRSPTSAEKRMSFESVSSLPEVDPDPEPGTEPEVFADVEGPSTEELPSDTESPEVLESQLATHQELLGLDHPSDVLDFAVAESTEDIKALSSEEEEEEEEEMAAAQEPESLLPPSVLDQASVIAERFVSSFSRRSSLALEDGKSPGFGTPRLPSRSSSVLSLEGSEKGPAQCGSTTDSFSSQLVPEEDLCVGMATESGPSVNGTEPPGPGCPAEPDRSSCKKKESMLSTQDRLLLDKIKSYYENAEHHDAGFSIRRRESLSYIPKGLVRNSVSRFNSLPRPDPEPVVPLGRTRQVGSRPASWALFDLPGPGHVGTGDPAPVTDSEFRPSSEIVKIWEGMEASRGSPRKGQGQGQANGFDLHEPLFILEGHELGAITEESATASPESASPTERPSAAHLARELKELVKELSSGSQGELLTPLHPRIVQLSHMMDSHVSERVKNKVYQLARQYSLRIKSKAVAARPPLQWEKAAPTVPRLQAEDGAQPGDKGRRKPVLSLFNHEQMLDQEHSPPKPCSAGETSPRRFSFSPSAANSRTSSPGARTSARSPLSPFDTETFNWPDVRELCSKYASHDEAAQAEGSRPRGLPVNRSRSVPENMVEPSLSGRAGRCCSLNAKRGQASPEATQAQPPGVLPQSGPDAEEALYVTADLTLENNQRVIVMEKGPLPPPAVGLEEGSGQGLSSLAAMVGQGQDLQMPAEYRPNEEGPREPVDPSQQGRVRNLREKFQALNSIG; from the exons ATGCCCGTCTCTGCCTCCCTCCGCCAGGACGGCAGCCAGGAGCGGCCGGTGAGCCTGACCTCCACCGCGTCCTCGTCGGGCTCCTCCCGTGACAGCCGAGGTGCCATGGAGGAGCCCAGTGGCCCCGAGGCCTTAGCTGAAAACGGGGCAGCAGGCTCCTCGCGCGGTCGGCATCcccccaacaacaacaactccAGCAGCTGGCTGAACAAGAAGGGACCCTTATCCCCGTTCAACAGCCGGGCGGCATCGGCGCCTGCGCACAAGCTCAGTTACCTGGGCCGCGTGGTGCGGGAAATCGTGGAAACCGAGCGCATGTACGTGCAGGATCTGCGCAGCATCGTGGAG GATTACCTTTTGAAGATCATTGACACACCTGGGCTGCTGAAGCCAGAACAAGTCAGCGCTCTCTTTGGGAACATAGAAAACATCTACGCACTGAACAG CCAGCTACTCAGAGACCTGGATAGCTGCAATAGTGACCCTGTGGCTGTGGCCAGCTGCTTTGTGGAAAGG AGCCAAGAGTTTGATATCTACACCCAGTATTGCAACAACTACCCCAA ctcTGTGGCTGCTCTGACGGAGTGCATGCGGGACCAGCAGCAGGCCAAGTTCTTACGGGACCGGCAGGAGCTGCTACAGCACTCGCTGCCCTTGGGCTCCTACCTGCTGAAGCCAGTCCAGCGCATCCTGAAGTACCACCTGCTGCTCCAG GAAATTGCCAAGCATTTTGATGAGGAAGAGGACGGCTTCGAGGTGGTGGAGGATGCCATCGACACCATGACCTGCGTGGCCTGGTACATCAACGACATGAAGAGGAGGCACGAGCACGCAGTCCGACTCCAG GAGATTCAGTCGCTGCTCATCAACTGGAAAGGGCCAGACCTGACCATCTATGGGGAGCTGGTCCTGGAGGGCACGTTCCGTGTGCACCGTGTGCGCAGTGAGAAGACGTTCTTCCTCTTTGACAAAGCACTGCTCATCACCAAGAAGCGGGGCGACCACTTTGTCTACAAGGGTCACATCCCG TGCTCCTCCCTGATGCTGATCGAAAGCACCCGAGACTCCCTGTGCTTCACCGTCACCCACTACAAGCACAGCAAACAGCAGTACAGCATCCAG GCCAAAACAGTAGAGGAGAAACGAAACTGGACTCACCATATCAAGAGGCTCATCCTGGAGAACCACCACACCACCATCCCCCAGAAG GCCAAGGAAGCCATCTTGGAAATGGATTCCTATT ATCCCAATCGGTACCGCTACAGCCCAGAGCGCCTGAAGAAGGCGTGGCCCTCCCAGGACGAGGTGTCCACCCACATACACCAGGGGCGCCGGCAATCTG AGCCGGGTCAGCTCCCGTACAGCCGGGCAACACTCCCCCGCAGGCAGCGAGGCTTCCTGGTGCCAGGCCTTAAGGGCCGTAGAAAGTCCG AGCCAACCAGACACCTGCTCAGGCAACTCAGTGAGAAAG cagccaGAGCAGCAGGAATGAAG CATGCGGGCAGTGCTGGCACTCTCTTGGACTTGGGGCAACGCCCCCGTACTCGGGGCCTGCAACTGGAGGCTGAAGGGGCTGCccgggagcaggaggaggaggaggaggaagagcaggccTTTCAGGTCTCTCTGGAGGACCTGGCGGGGCATGAAGGCAGCGAGAAGGGGTCTGGGCTGGAGCCCCCAGGctcagaggaagaggaggaggagagcctGGCAGTGGCGGAGCAGGTAGCCGACTTTGCCAGCTCCCTGCTGGCCGCCCTCCACTGCTGGCACTATCGGGCCAACGCTTTACTTTTCTCCCGGGGCGCTATG GGGAAGGGGCGCAGGGAGTCTGAAGGCCCCACGAGCTGCAGGAGGCCCAGCGGCCGGTCTCCAACCAGTGCCGAGAAGCGCATGAGCTTTGAGTCCGTTTCTTCCCTGCCAGAG GTTGATCCAGACCCTGAGCCTGGGACAGAGCCTGAGGTGTTTGCTGACGTGGAAGGTCCCAGCACTGAGGAGCTGCCCTCAGACACAGAGTCTCCAGAAGTCCTGGAATCTCAGCTTGCCACCCACCAAGAGCTGCTGGGGCTGGACCACCCGAGTGACGTGCTGGACTTCGCGGTGGCTGAGAGCACCGAGGACATTAAAGCCCTGagcagtgaggaggaggaggaggaggaggaggaaatggcgGCTGCCCAGGAGCCCGAGAGCCTCCTGCCGCCCTCTGTGCTGGACCAGGCCAGCGTCATTGCTGAGCGGTTTGTCAGCAGCTTCTCTCGGCGGAGCAGCCTGGCACTGGAGGACGGCAAGTCCCCTGGCTTCGGGACCCCCAGGCTGCCCAGCCGGAGCAGCAGTGTGCTCAGCCTGGAGGGCAGTGAGAAGGGCCCGGCCCAGTGTGGCAGCACCACAGACTCCTTCAGCTCTCAGCTTGTCCCAGAAGAGGACCTCTGTGTGGGGATGGCCACAGAGAGTGGCCCTTCTGTCAATGGGACGGAgcccccaggcccaggctgccCAGCGGAGCCCGACAGGTCTTCCTGCAAGAAGAAGGAATCGATGCTTTCTACGCAAGACCGGCTGTTGTTGGACAAAATCAAGAGCTACTACGAAAATGCAGAGCACCACGACGCTGGCTTCAGCATCCGGCGCCGGGAGAGCCTCTCCTACATCCCCAAAGGCCTGGTGAGAAACTCGGTCTCCAGGTTCAACAGCCTTCCCAGGCCAGACCCGGAGCCAGTGGTTCCACTAGGGCGCACGAGACAGGTGGGCTCCCGGCCAGCGTCATGGGCCTTGTTTGACCTCCCAGGACCAGGTCATGTGGGTACTGGGGACCCAGCTCCTGTCACAGATTCTGAGTTCCGCCCATCTTCGGAAATTGTGAAGATCTGGGAGGGGATGGAGGCTTCCAGGGGGAGCCCTCGGAAGGGGCAAGGCCAAGGTCAGGCCAATGGCTTTGATCTGCATGAGCCACTGTTCATCCTGGAGGGGCACGAGCTGGGGGCCATCACCGAGGAGTCGGCCACTGCCTCGCCAGAGAGCGCCTCCCCCACTGAGAGGCCCAGTGCAGCCCACCTGGCCCGGGAGCTGAAGGAGCTGGTGAAGGAGCTGAGCAGCGGCTCCCAGGGAGAGTTGCTGACTCCGCTGCACCCCCGTATTGTGCAGCTCTCCCACATGATGGACAGCCATGTGAGCGAGCGAGTCAAGAACAAGGTCTACCAGCTGGCCCGCCAGTATAGCCTCCGGATCAAGAGCAAGGCGGTGGCAGCCAGGCCACCACTGCAGTGGGAAAAGGCAGCTCCCACCGTTCCCCGCCTGCAGGCGGAGGATGGTGCACAGCCGGGTGACAAAG GTAGGAGAAAGCCAGTGCTGTCCCTCTTCAACCATGAGCAGATGCTGGACCAGGAGCACAGCCCGCCTAAGCCCTGCTCTGCCGGGGAGACGTCACCACGGCGTTTCTCCTTCAGCCCCTCTGCTGCCAACTCAAGGACCAGCTCGCCTGGGGCCCGGACCTCTGCTCGAAGCCCGCTCAGCCCCTTCGACACTGAGACCTTTAACTGGCCTGATGTCCGAGAGCTCTGCTCCAAATACGCCTCCCATGACGAGGCGGCGCAGGCTGAGGGCAGCCGGCCCCGAGGTCTGCCTGTCAACAGGAGCCGCTCGGTGCCAGAAAACATGGTGGAGCCCTCTCTGTCGGGCAGGGCGGGCCGCTGCTGCAGCCTGAATGCCAAGCGGGGCCAGGCGAGCCCAGAGGccacccaggcccagcctcctGGGGTGTTGCCCCAAAGTGGGCCAGACGCAGAGGAGGCCCTGTACGTCACTGCGGACCTCACCCTGGAGAACAACCAGCGGGTGATCGTCATGGAGAAGGGGCCCCTGCCTCCCCCCGCTGTGGGGCTGGAAGAGGGCAGCGGGCAGGGACTGAGCTCACTGGCAGCCATGGTagggcagggccaggatttgCAGATGCCTGCAGAGTATCGTCCAAACGAAGAGGGTCCCCGGGAGCCAGTGGACCCAAGCCAGCAAGGCAGAGTGAGAAACCTGAGGGAGAAATTCCAGGCCTTGAACTCCATAGGTTGA
- the PLEKHG3 gene encoding pleckstrin homology domain-containing family G member 3 isoform X11 produces MTTTLSTPSTPSLRVLPDSPEKPGQPQALGQKNLAGVLPPGSDARMPVSASLRQDGSQERPVSLTSTASSSGSSRDSRGAMEEPSGPEALAENGAAGSSRGRHPPNNNNSSSWLNKKGPLSPFNSRAASAPAHKLSYLGRVVREIVETERMYVQDLRSIVEDYLLKIIDTPGLLKPEQVSALFGNIENIYALNSQLLRDLDSCNSDPVAVASCFVERSQEFDIYTQYCNNYPNSVAALTECMRDQQQAKFLRDRQELLQHSLPLGSYLLKPVQRILKYHLLLQEIAKHFDEEEDGFEVVEDAIDTMTCVAWYINDMKRRHEHAVRLQEIQSLLINWKGPDLTIYGELVLEGTFRVHRVRSEKTFFLFDKALLITKKRGDHFVYKGHIPCSSLMLIESTRDSLCFTVTHYKHSKQQYSIQAKTVEEKRNWTHHIKRLILENHHTTIPQKAKEAILEMDSYYPNRYRYSPERLKKAWPSQDEVSTHIHQGRRQSEPGQLPYSRATLPRRQRGFLVPGLKGRRKSEPTRHLLRQLSEKARAAGMKGKGRRESEGPTSCRRPSGRSPTSAEKRMSFESVSSLPEVDPDPEPGTEPEVFADVEGPSTEELPSDTESPEVLESQLATHQELLGLDHPSDVLDFAVAESTEDIKALSSEEEEEEEEEMAAAQEPESLLPPSVLDQASVIAERFVSSFSRRSSLALEDGKSPGFGTPRLPSRSSSVLSLEGSEKGPAQCGSTTDSFSSQLVPEEDLCVGMATESGPSVNGTEPPGPGCPAEPDRSSCKKKESMLSTQDRLLLDKIKSYYENAEHHDAGFSIRRRESLSYIPKGLVRNSVSRFNSLPRPDPEPVVPLGRTRQVGSRPASWALFDLPGPGHVGTGDPAPVTDSEFRPSSEIVKIWEGMEASRGSPRKGQGQGQANGFDLHEPLFILEGHELGAITEESATASPESASPTERPSAAHLARELKELVKELSSGSQGELLTPLHPRIVQLSHMMDSHVSERVKNKVYQLARQYSLRIKSKAVAARPPLQWEKAAPTVPRLQAEDGAQPGDKGRRKPVLSLFNHEQMLDQEHSPPKPCSAGETSPRRFSFSPSAANSRTSSPGARTSARSPLSPFDTETFNWPDVRELCSKYASHDEAAQAEGSRPRGLPVNRSRSVPENMVEPSLSGRAGRCCSLNAKRGQASPEATQAQPPGVLPQSGPDAEEALYVTADLTLENNQRVIVMEKGPLPPPAVGLEEGSGQGLSSLAAMVGQGQDLQMPAEYRPNEEGPREPVDPSQQGRVRNLREKFQALNSIG; encoded by the exons AATCTCGCCGGAGTGCTCCCGCCAGGCAGCGATGCCAGGATGCCCGTCTCTGCCTCCCTCCGCCAGGACGGCAGCCAGGAGCGGCCGGTGAGCCTGACCTCCACCGCGTCCTCGTCGGGCTCCTCCCGTGACAGCCGAGGTGCCATGGAGGAGCCCAGTGGCCCCGAGGCCTTAGCTGAAAACGGGGCAGCAGGCTCCTCGCGCGGTCGGCATCcccccaacaacaacaactccAGCAGCTGGCTGAACAAGAAGGGACCCTTATCCCCGTTCAACAGCCGGGCGGCATCGGCGCCTGCGCACAAGCTCAGTTACCTGGGCCGCGTGGTGCGGGAAATCGTGGAAACCGAGCGCATGTACGTGCAGGATCTGCGCAGCATCGTGGAG GATTACCTTTTGAAGATCATTGACACACCTGGGCTGCTGAAGCCAGAACAAGTCAGCGCTCTCTTTGGGAACATAGAAAACATCTACGCACTGAACAG CCAGCTACTCAGAGACCTGGATAGCTGCAATAGTGACCCTGTGGCTGTGGCCAGCTGCTTTGTGGAAAGG AGCCAAGAGTTTGATATCTACACCCAGTATTGCAACAACTACCCCAA ctcTGTGGCTGCTCTGACGGAGTGCATGCGGGACCAGCAGCAGGCCAAGTTCTTACGGGACCGGCAGGAGCTGCTACAGCACTCGCTGCCCTTGGGCTCCTACCTGCTGAAGCCAGTCCAGCGCATCCTGAAGTACCACCTGCTGCTCCAG GAAATTGCCAAGCATTTTGATGAGGAAGAGGACGGCTTCGAGGTGGTGGAGGATGCCATCGACACCATGACCTGCGTGGCCTGGTACATCAACGACATGAAGAGGAGGCACGAGCACGCAGTCCGACTCCAG GAGATTCAGTCGCTGCTCATCAACTGGAAAGGGCCAGACCTGACCATCTATGGGGAGCTGGTCCTGGAGGGCACGTTCCGTGTGCACCGTGTGCGCAGTGAGAAGACGTTCTTCCTCTTTGACAAAGCACTGCTCATCACCAAGAAGCGGGGCGACCACTTTGTCTACAAGGGTCACATCCCG TGCTCCTCCCTGATGCTGATCGAAAGCACCCGAGACTCCCTGTGCTTCACCGTCACCCACTACAAGCACAGCAAACAGCAGTACAGCATCCAG GCCAAAACAGTAGAGGAGAAACGAAACTGGACTCACCATATCAAGAGGCTCATCCTGGAGAACCACCACACCACCATCCCCCAGAAG GCCAAGGAAGCCATCTTGGAAATGGATTCCTATT ATCCCAATCGGTACCGCTACAGCCCAGAGCGCCTGAAGAAGGCGTGGCCCTCCCAGGACGAGGTGTCCACCCACATACACCAGGGGCGCCGGCAATCTG AGCCGGGTCAGCTCCCGTACAGCCGGGCAACACTCCCCCGCAGGCAGCGAGGCTTCCTGGTGCCAGGCCTTAAGGGCCGTAGAAAGTCCG AGCCAACCAGACACCTGCTCAGGCAACTCAGTGAGAAAG ccaGAGCAGCAGGAATGAAG GGGAAGGGGCGCAGGGAGTCTGAAGGCCCCACGAGCTGCAGGAGGCCCAGCGGCCGGTCTCCAACCAGTGCCGAGAAGCGCATGAGCTTTGAGTCCGTTTCTTCCCTGCCAGAG GTTGATCCAGACCCTGAGCCTGGGACAGAGCCTGAGGTGTTTGCTGACGTGGAAGGTCCCAGCACTGAGGAGCTGCCCTCAGACACAGAGTCTCCAGAAGTCCTGGAATCTCAGCTTGCCACCCACCAAGAGCTGCTGGGGCTGGACCACCCGAGTGACGTGCTGGACTTCGCGGTGGCTGAGAGCACCGAGGACATTAAAGCCCTGagcagtgaggaggaggaggaggaggaggaggaaatggcgGCTGCCCAGGAGCCCGAGAGCCTCCTGCCGCCCTCTGTGCTGGACCAGGCCAGCGTCATTGCTGAGCGGTTTGTCAGCAGCTTCTCTCGGCGGAGCAGCCTGGCACTGGAGGACGGCAAGTCCCCTGGCTTCGGGACCCCCAGGCTGCCCAGCCGGAGCAGCAGTGTGCTCAGCCTGGAGGGCAGTGAGAAGGGCCCGGCCCAGTGTGGCAGCACCACAGACTCCTTCAGCTCTCAGCTTGTCCCAGAAGAGGACCTCTGTGTGGGGATGGCCACAGAGAGTGGCCCTTCTGTCAATGGGACGGAgcccccaggcccaggctgccCAGCGGAGCCCGACAGGTCTTCCTGCAAGAAGAAGGAATCGATGCTTTCTACGCAAGACCGGCTGTTGTTGGACAAAATCAAGAGCTACTACGAAAATGCAGAGCACCACGACGCTGGCTTCAGCATCCGGCGCCGGGAGAGCCTCTCCTACATCCCCAAAGGCCTGGTGAGAAACTCGGTCTCCAGGTTCAACAGCCTTCCCAGGCCAGACCCGGAGCCAGTGGTTCCACTAGGGCGCACGAGACAGGTGGGCTCCCGGCCAGCGTCATGGGCCTTGTTTGACCTCCCAGGACCAGGTCATGTGGGTACTGGGGACCCAGCTCCTGTCACAGATTCTGAGTTCCGCCCATCTTCGGAAATTGTGAAGATCTGGGAGGGGATGGAGGCTTCCAGGGGGAGCCCTCGGAAGGGGCAAGGCCAAGGTCAGGCCAATGGCTTTGATCTGCATGAGCCACTGTTCATCCTGGAGGGGCACGAGCTGGGGGCCATCACCGAGGAGTCGGCCACTGCCTCGCCAGAGAGCGCCTCCCCCACTGAGAGGCCCAGTGCAGCCCACCTGGCCCGGGAGCTGAAGGAGCTGGTGAAGGAGCTGAGCAGCGGCTCCCAGGGAGAGTTGCTGACTCCGCTGCACCCCCGTATTGTGCAGCTCTCCCACATGATGGACAGCCATGTGAGCGAGCGAGTCAAGAACAAGGTCTACCAGCTGGCCCGCCAGTATAGCCTCCGGATCAAGAGCAAGGCGGTGGCAGCCAGGCCACCACTGCAGTGGGAAAAGGCAGCTCCCACCGTTCCCCGCCTGCAGGCGGAGGATGGTGCACAGCCGGGTGACAAAG GTAGGAGAAAGCCAGTGCTGTCCCTCTTCAACCATGAGCAGATGCTGGACCAGGAGCACAGCCCGCCTAAGCCCTGCTCTGCCGGGGAGACGTCACCACGGCGTTTCTCCTTCAGCCCCTCTGCTGCCAACTCAAGGACCAGCTCGCCTGGGGCCCGGACCTCTGCTCGAAGCCCGCTCAGCCCCTTCGACACTGAGACCTTTAACTGGCCTGATGTCCGAGAGCTCTGCTCCAAATACGCCTCCCATGACGAGGCGGCGCAGGCTGAGGGCAGCCGGCCCCGAGGTCTGCCTGTCAACAGGAGCCGCTCGGTGCCAGAAAACATGGTGGAGCCCTCTCTGTCGGGCAGGGCGGGCCGCTGCTGCAGCCTGAATGCCAAGCGGGGCCAGGCGAGCCCAGAGGccacccaggcccagcctcctGGGGTGTTGCCCCAAAGTGGGCCAGACGCAGAGGAGGCCCTGTACGTCACTGCGGACCTCACCCTGGAGAACAACCAGCGGGTGATCGTCATGGAGAAGGGGCCCCTGCCTCCCCCCGCTGTGGGGCTGGAAGAGGGCAGCGGGCAGGGACTGAGCTCACTGGCAGCCATGGTagggcagggccaggatttgCAGATGCCTGCAGAGTATCGTCCAAACGAAGAGGGTCCCCGGGAGCCAGTGGACCCAAGCCAGCAAGGCAGAGTGAGAAACCTGAGGGAGAAATTCCAGGCCTTGAACTCCATAGGTTGA